One window of the Benincasa hispida cultivar B227 chromosome 3, ASM972705v1, whole genome shotgun sequence genome contains the following:
- the LOC120073235 gene encoding WPP domain-associated protein, whose amino-acid sequence MDTNETLEENGKMQLTENGKLDDNLGDDFLEDFDSCWQDITDRLTISRMVSDSVIKGMVNAISQEAHEKITRKELEVSELKEIIHSYHLGSENTKFLASPSRPCQQKSTEFDRNDSICGALFEHDEMRESMSSLRNTAKENFRKLKKEIDRIRGCNSIRKINSGSELVGLGLSGILQEKASSRCIDVDKIVDDLQDNLDTLYKRVEGIVQLSKTSLGQWQVEQEYLADIEGMVIRNYIWSIQQEFEEKLWDQNAKILSNERKISGEKMKEISCLRQELDIISKSLSPSEVGHLISYSSMDSDHSHRKLLSNHMTSSTLHWEGNGKHEMSKTSLPENVDPSRLKHLGRDELINHFNTEMTKMSRNHESQVQEIIEENFTLKRELLKEREKSSLLKKDKEFEILRRKIPDIILKLDDILLENEKLRSSGANDENLGTMRNRLESLISENHHLKDLLGEKKKEIKCLSSQVSSHAEKTSQHSLLLSKSLNTIEQIKCEMQDAQFEASVCEDIVKCSLREMMDQIRCATEESAMRYDIMQGIYETVFEGASCIGELASTSESEHLDEESIVMQGLLGVVLQESLKEAKEKMSDLHNRYMEEMSTRLSLEKEVSHRGEALRVEVIEKERLEAELMSFRASLKEKEQLVREITIVLEKDKEKLALAYDEVGSLKDQTNRQEILILKSLEESDTTKLKLTEAMQKVGLLEVEICESKRNLELAITEFRKVDEERRMLVAMVSENQETKLLVEEKEKESRKQMESLIFVVQELLKEVFDFEHRVIDYISRNNERLGSLSSETKSLIQNASMVKRECLLYKQRLEKRCSDLQKAEEEVDLLGDEVDALLQLLEKMYIALDHYSPILKHYPGIVDILKLVKKELSGDTREAF is encoded by the exons ATGGATACAAATGAGACTCTGGAGGAGAATGGTAAGATGCAGCTTACTGAAAATGGTAAACTAGATGATAATCTGGGCGATGACTTCCTCGAGGATTTTGACTCTTGTTGGCAAGACATTACTGATCGGTTGACCATTTCGAGGATGGTAAGTGACTCTGTCATCAAGGGTATGGTAAATGCAATTTCTCAGGAGGCGCATGAGAAAATTACACGGAAAGAATTGGAGGTGTCTGAATTGAAGGAAATAATACACTCTTACCACTTGGGTTCCGAGAATACTAAGTTTTTGGCATCTCCATCGAGGCCGTGTCAGCAAAAAAGTACTGAATTTGACAGAAATGACAGCATCTGTGGTGCTCTCTTTGAGCATGATGAAATGAGAGAATCAATGTCGAGCCTAAGGAACACAGCTAAGGAAAACTTCAGGAaactaaagaaagaaattgataGAATAAGAGGATGCAATTCAATTAGAAAGATCAATTCAGGATCTGAGTTGGTTGGACTTGGATTGAGTGGTATACTACAAGAAAAAGCATCTTCAAGATGTATTGACGTCGATAAAATAGTTGATGATCTTCAAGATAACCTAGATACTTTGTATAAGCGGGTGGAAGGTATAGTTCAATTGTCAAAAACATCTCTTGGTCAGTGGCAAGTTGAGCAGGAGTACCTTGCAGATATTGAAGGTATGGTGATTAGGAATTATATCTGGAGCATCCAACAAGAGTTTGAGGAGAAATTGTGGGACCAAAATGCTAAAATTTTGAGTaatgaaagaaagatatcaggCGAAAAGATGAAAGAAATTTCATGTTTACGACAAGAACTAGatataatttcaaaatcactatcTCCCTCTGAAGTTGGCCATTTGATTTCCTATAGTTCCATGGATTCTGACCATTCTCACCGCAAGTTATTAAGTAATCATATGACTTCATCAACTTTGCATTGGGAAGGAAATGGCAAACATGAAATGTCCAAGACGAGTCTTCCTGAGAATGTGGACCCTTCTCGTCTGAAGCATTTGGGCAGAGATGAACTAATTAATCATTTTAACACTGAGATGACAAAAATGAGTAGAAACCACGAGTCCCAAGTACAAGAAATTATTGAAGAAAATTTCACTCTCAAAAGAGAACTTttgaaagaaagagagaagtcATCTTTGTTGAAGAAGGATAAAGAGTTTGAAATACTAAGGAGAAAAATCCCCGACATTATTCTAAAATTAGATGACATTCTTTTGGAAAATGAGAAGTTACGATCATCTGGTGCTAATGATGAGAACCTAGGCACAATGAGGAATAGACTGGAGTCTCTTATTTCAGAAAATCACCACCTTAAGGACTTGcttggagaaaagaaaaaggagattaAGTGTTTGTCTTCTCAAGTTTCAAGCCATGCCGAGAAAACGTCTCAACATTCTCTTTTACTTTCTAAGTCATTAAATACGATTGAACAAATTAAATGTGAGATGCAGGATGCACAATTTGAAGCCTCAGTTTGTGAGGATATAGTCAAATGCTCCTTAAGGGAGATGATGGATCAAATCAGATGTGCCACTGAGGAGTCAGCTATGAGATATGATATCATGCAAGGAATTTATGAAACTGTCTTTGAAGGAGCGTCATGCATAGGTGAGCTTGCTAGTACATCTGAAAGTGAACATTTGGATGAGGAGTCCATCGTTATGCAAGGTCTTCTAGGAGTGGTTTTACAAGAATCCTTGAAAGAAGCCAAGGAGAAAATGTCTGACTTGCACAACAGATATATGGAAGAGATGAGTACTCGACTGTCCCTTGAAAAAGAGGTGTCACATCGTGGAGAGGCATTAAGAGTAGAGGTTATTGAAAAAGAGAGGCTAGAAGCAGAACTAATGTCGTTTAGAGcatcattaaaagaaaaagaacagcTTGTGCGAGAAATAACAATCGTATTAGAAAAAGATAAAGAGAAGCTAGCTTTAGCTTATGATGAGGTTGGCTCTTTGAAGGATCAAACCAACAGGCAGGAAATACTGATTTTGAAAAGCCTTGAAGAGTCAGATACTACCAAGCTTAAATTGACAGAGGCCATGCAAAAAGTTGGATTACTTGAGGTGGAAATTTGTGAATCGAAACGGAACCTTGAACTAGCAATAACAGAATTTAGAAAGGTTGATGAAGAGAGAAGGATGCTTGTTGCCATGGTGTCAGAGAATCAGGAGACTAAGTTATTGGTCgaggagaaagaaaaggaaTCTAGGAAGCAGATGGAATCACTCATTTTTGTTGTCCAGGAATTACTGAAAGAAGTTTTTGATTTTGAACATAGGGTGATTGACTACATTTCAAGGAATAATGAAAG GTTGGGGAGTTTGAGTTCTGAGACAAAGTCACTTATCCAGAATGCTTCTATGGTGAAAAGGGAATGTTTGCTCTACAAGCAGAGGCTTGAGAAGAGGTGTTCTGATCTCCAAAAGGCTGAAGAAGAG GTCGATCTTTTGGGGGATGAGGTTGATGCTCTTTTACAACTTCTTGAAAAGATGTACATTGCTCTTGATCATTATTCACCAATATTGAAACATTATCCTGGA ATTGTTGATATCTTGAAGCTTGTAAAAAAAGAATTGAGTGGTGATACGAGAGAGGCTTTTTGA